DNA sequence from the Juglans microcarpa x Juglans regia isolate MS1-56 chromosome 5S, Jm3101_v1.0, whole genome shotgun sequence genome:
GGCCGCAGGGGGTGGGGCGCGCAAAAATCTCTTTCAAAGCCGCCTTTGGGCCAAATATTAACTCCTAACGAATCCTACAGAGTAAAGTTAGTAAGCCTTTGGTTTTCGAGGCATCAGATTCTCACCTAATTTTTTATCTGTAGATTTTTACTTGCATGAACTCCGGAAGAGATGCTATAtaaattacttaattaattactattttttataagagaaaagatatttacaaccgtAAATTATGTAACCGAcgcataatttttttgaaaaaaaaaataaaacataagatccacatataaaaaattaattttttaataatagattctattttttttaaaaacgatTACGTGATATTTATGCatttcacgattgtatgtaaaattactatCTTTTTAATACGAATCTTAAGAGGGGTCTAACGACTAAGATAGGTTTGGCCCAAATCGGTACCCCAGAGGCCATTGGATAGCTTGGTCCTCTAGCGACCAGGCCTAAACGTACAAAGTATCCAAACGGATTATAGCAATAATCTACAAAAGGGTATATACATAGAATCAACCcgcatatatatgtgtgtgtttatatatatatatatatatatatatatatataatatgcgaTCTGGGTTGCCATTTGAAGCGGCTTGTGAGCAGAGTTATGCAAAAGTTACCCAACACATATCCTCAATTTACATAAAGATttggaattttttcttttaggagttTTGGGAGGTCAAAGTTCCTTCCGGGTGCCAATGAAAGTATACCCATAAAAAAAGGAAGTATATCTATATGGCAAGACTAGAGCATGGAGAGAAACAAGCCCCTGCCAAGAAATAGTTCCTTTTCACAGTAGGCAAAGGGCCATACCCAGAAGGAAAGAGTTCCTTTTGTTGCTCCACAATAAGCCTATGCTTTCTATGAATTTGGCCAAGACCATGCGCATTTAACAAAGCAGAACTGGCACCTTTCTAAtggtaaatattttatatatgcgCACTTATGTTggcatatatgtatgtattttacTTGGCCAATGCATACTTACTGAAAGTAGTGAAACAAATATATTGGAAAAATCTCACATTTCAGTAGCAACAAATACTTGCTGAATTTATTGACTTTCACTTATTAATATACAAGCAATACATGGGTGCTAAAAATCCTTGCAGCAGTGGCCAgacaaacagagagaaaaaatcAGAGGCattggaaattaattaataaaaacaagTTTATAGATGAATAACTAACCAAGAAAGGATGCTTCTCAAATGGTAACTGGTAATGGGAACAGCTTCTCCAGCTTGTTATTAGAAAGGATGCCGTTTGGGTCCAGTTCCCTTCGAAATTTATTGTATGCATCAACAGGGAAACGCTTCCTCAGCCTTGCTTGGAGAACTGCAAGCTCATCTTTGTCCTTCGGAACCTGCATTACATGCAGATAAATGAAAAACGAAAGCAAATTCTTGTAATGCAAAGATATTTTGGCAGTCCGTTTGCTGAGATTAAATCCGTGCAATCCTGTGAATAATCAGATTGATGAGGCACTCGCAGttattatgtatatatgcatcatTCTAAGTtggcatttgtttttttttttatgagtattgagTATCGACATTATTTTTTAGGGGTATGATGATAACTCTAGACATGTTTCCAAACAGATAAAGTGACGTATGTAGAGTTTtcaatttatacattttaaaacaaaaacgagATTTGATTTATTAGAATTTGACTAAGATGGAGGGATTAAAATGAATTTGGTGAGTGTGGAAATTCGGAAAgctaaaaaatcattttaagccAGAAAAATAATGCATTCCAAGATATCATGGGGGATGACTTCTcacaatttgaaatttataaagaCACGGATAGAGCAGTTTTTCAAGATTGAATCAGTACCTCAATCTTAGCCCAATGTTCAAAAGCAGAATAACGATCCCACAACTTTGCCTGGGTCAGATGACGGTAGTGGAAGAATTCTTCTGTTATTTCCTTTCTTTGGCGTGCATCCATTGTAGGAAGGTACATGATTATACCAACCTGTTCCACAATAAAAAAAGTACACATGgttatttctctttataaataatttcactacaTTCCATTAAACAGGATTATACTAAATAGGTCCCCAAAAATTTTACAACCAATGAGAATGTTTATTTGATATGCAGTAAATTTtgtgagaagaaagaaaagtagaGCCCTCATTTGGACATCTTCGTCCATTGGATTTGATTCTAGATCAATTTACAATTACAACCACACCAAGTACACATCTTTACTTCGCAATAGATCTCCCCAACACTTGACAAAATGAAGCCAATattcaaaacaagaaagaaaaaaaaaaaaataaacggggaaaaaaggaaagatcCAATTGAACTTACCCATGAGAATATATCATCCTCAGCTGAACTTGAAGCAGGACTCATGGCACTCCTGCTGCAAGCTGACCAGCGCTGCTCTATTGGAGCAGGTGCAGGTATCTCTTCCTTCTCAATGAGCTGCTTCAACTCTTCCATGAATTCAAGGTCTTTCATGCTTGGCTTTGCTAGCGTTCCTGCAGGGAAACATGTCTCAGAAACCCATTGTTGGCCACCACAATCAAAGCCCAATATTTCATCACTCCATCCCACTCTGTATCCCTCTGACTTCTTCCAGAACTCAGCCTCAGCTTGATTGACCTTTATGATGTGGTCTTTGTTGAGAGGATCAAGGGCAAGTAGTTTATCCCTCAACTCTGTAAATGATAGCTCACTCACATCTGGTTCAAAGTTGTCTGGAGATTCATCTTTAATATTTCTGCAAGTAATTAATGTACGCAATTAATTGACTAGATTAATCAGTCAACACAATAGCAAATACAAAACATGTAGATGCAGTAGATATAAATGAGAGCAAAACAATGCAGTACAGTTTTGGTAAAGCACTCTTTTAACAGATGAGCCAACAGAGTGAGATCTAAGCCCATCCAGTTCAGCTTATGATTGGCATGTAATCTGGATGTTTACTTGGATATTAATAAAGCTGAGCTTGAACAagaatcttatctcattatttttccTAGAAAAGCAAGCAAAACTAAAAGGGTAATGATACACTCACAActcttttataactaatttaCAACTTATTTTAAATCAACCAATGTAATTGTGCccgtcattaaaaaataatttcaattttacataaCTACCCTTCATTTTAAGTAGAGTTGCCTAAAAGTTGTAGACTAATTGTaggtttatcattttccaaactaAAAGAGCAATCTTACTACATcagttgtgtatttttttcaaattgtcaTGAATTCTTAAAAACTTATCAACCTTACCAGGTAAGCTATATGAGAAGTTAtaaattgatttcattttaGATTACATCCTAAACCCAAAGAATGATTGGGTGGCAATTCAAGTAAGCAGTTTCTGCCACAATGTTGTGAAGAAAAATCTAAATGCACCGGAAGAGGTAGCAAGTAAGCATTCAACCAAGAATTTTGAACAACTCTGATTTCTTCTTGCAATGCCAGAAAACCTTATCACTCTTCCAACACATCTACTCAACTACTTTCTCTAGGCCATTTATTACAGATTATATAAATCTCAGCAAGCAGAAAAGATCATCtcaaaagaaaagggagaggaACTAAAATGTCtgctttgtatatattttacaatagaaGAAACCAGCTTTACCTGTATTTCTGTAGGGACTCACTGTAGAGCTCACGAACATGCTGAAGGGCTTCATCGTTAGTATATTTGGGTTTGAACTTTGGGGGACCTTTCCATTTAGAAATAGGATTGCATGTCACGACCACCACAGTGTCGGTATATGGAACGTATAGATATTTCACATGCTTATTATCAGATAGCAATTTCCTGCGAAATTAAGGAATCAAGAATACCAGTTATAGAGTAGAAAATAAATCTTCCACCATTCAatacttgaatataattttttttattataagtaaacttgaatataaattatggTATGCAGATACACAAAACTCACGTTATTGGGTGTGTGGgtgggagggagagagagagagagagagagagacaaggg
Encoded proteins:
- the LOC121267822 gene encoding L-galactono-1,4-lactone dehydrogenase, mitochondrial, producing MLRALTRRSLPYLHPRRHLKSPASTSSSTILERPLKPTSARPFSTTSTSTASDAELRKYLGYGALLLFCGAATYYSFPFSENAKHKKAQIFRYAPLPDDLHTVSNWSGTHEVQTRIFHQPENLQQLENVVNEAHQKKTRIRPVGSGLSPNGIGLSRAGMVNLALMDRVLEVDKEKKTVRVEAGIRVQQLVDGIKDYGLTLQNFASIREQQIGGIVQVGAHGTGARLPPIDEQVISMKLVTPAKGTIEVSKDKNPELFYLARCGLGALGVVAEVTLQCVERQELLEHTTVSSMKEIKKNHKKLLSDNKHVKYLYVPYTDTVVVVTCNPISKWKGPPKFKPKYTNDEALQHVRELYSESLQKYRNIKDESPDNFEPDVSELSFTELRDKLLALDPLNKDHIIKVNQAEAEFWKKSEGYRVGWSDEILGFDCGGQQWVSETCFPAGTLAKPSMKDLEFMEELKQLIEKEEIPAPAPIEQRWSACSRSAMSPASSSAEDDIFSWVGIIMYLPTMDARQRKEITEEFFHYRHLTQAKLWDRYSAFEHWAKIEVPKDKDELAVLQARLRKRFPVDAYNKFRRELDPNGILSNNKLEKLFPLPVTI